The Aminipila terrae nucleotide sequence ATTTCCAGAAGCGTCCCATTCTTTAAGCAAGGGTTCAGAAATGAAAATCATATATGGTATGGAGGGATATGTATTTGATGACAGAGACTGTATCAATGCCGACGGTACTATAGATTACAAGAAAAAGCCAACCAATCATATCATTATTCTTGTAAAGACTCAGGAAGGTTTAAAAAATCTATATAAATTAGTGTCTATTTCACATCTAGACTATTTTTATAAAAGACCCAGAATTCCTAAATCTGTTTTAACATCACACAGAGACGGTTTGATTATTGGGTCTGCCTGTGAAGCAGGAGAAGTGTTCAGAGCCGTTCTTGAGAACAAGAGTGAAGAGGAGATAGAATACTTTGTAAATTATTATGACTATCTTGAAATACAGCCCATTATCAATAACCAGTTTCTCATTGACAAAGGTACAGTAAAAGATAAAGAAGGACTGAGAGACTTAAACAGGCAGATTATAGCTTTAGGCAAAAAATATAATAAACCTGTGGTTGCCACTACGGATGCACACTATCAGGAACCTGAGGCAGCGCTATACAGAAATATTCTTATGGCTGGTCAGGGTTATAAGGATGGAGGAGGACAAGGGCTGTACCTGAGAACAACTCAGGAAATGCTGGAGGAATTTGAATATCTTGGCAGGGAAATGGCAGAGAAGGTGGTTATAGATAATCCAAATATGATTGCAGATATGATTGATGTAATAAGGCCGGTGCCAAAGGAGAAATATCCCCCTAAGATTGAAAATGCGGAAGAAACCTTGAAGACTAAATGTTATGAGCGGGCATGGAGCATCTATGGCAACCCGTTGCCTCCTGAAATTCAGGAAAGGCTTGATGCTGAGCTTGTGCCCATTATCCGTGAAGGTTATGCTGTCATGTATATCGCTGCAGAAATGCTGGTGCAGAAATCTTTAAGCGATGGATATCTGGTTGGTTCCAGAGGGTCTGTGGGATCCTCTTTTGCAGCCACAATGGCGGGTATTACAGAAGTTAACCCATTGCCACCACATTACATATGCCCAAACTGCAAATATCTGGAATGGGGAGATAATAAAGAGTATGACTGTGGTGTTGACATGGAAGACAAAGACTGTCCAAAATGTGGGACAAGGCTGAAAAAGGATGGATTTTCTATACCGTTTCAAACATTCCTGGGGTTTGAAGCAGATAAGGAACCTGATATCGACCTTAACTTCGCAGGGGAATACCAGCCTGTTGCACATAGGTACGTAGATGAAATATTTGGAGCAAAAAATGTTTATAAGGCGGGGACCATAGGCACTGTAGCTACAAAAACAGCGTTTGGTTTTGTCATGAAATATTTTGAAGAGCGGCAGATTCCTGTGAATAAATATGAGGTAGAACGTCTGGCGGAGTGCTGCACAGGAGTGCGAAGGACCACAGGACAGCATCCCGGAGGTATTATAATCGTACCGGATGATCACGAAATTTATGAATTCTGCCCAGTCCAGCACCCAGCTAACGATGTGAATTCTGATTTTATTACCACACATTTTGATTATCACTCCATTGACCAGAATCTTTTAAAACTGGATATACTGGGACACGATGTACCGTCCATGATCAGGCATCTTCAGGATATGACTGGTCTGGACCCACTGACCCAGGTGCCTTTGTCGGACCATAAGGTCAATAGTATATTTAACGGTATTGAGGGGCTTGACATAAAAGATCCAGACTACAGGTTCGTACATGGAAGTTATGGAATACCTGAATTTGGAACCAAGTTCACCAGACAGATGCTGGACGATACTCATCCTACCAGATTTGCTGATTATGTGCGAATCTCAGGTTTTTCACATGGTACAGATGTTTGGATTAATAATGCTCAGGAGTGGATTAAATCCGGACAGACTACTATTAAAGATGCCATTTCTACTCGAGATGACATCATGAACTACCTGATATTGAAGGGACTTCCAAAGAAAAGTGCTTTTACAATTATGGAAAAGGTAAGAAAGGGCAAAGGGGTAACAGACGAGGATGTTGCTTTAATGCAGGAAAACGATGTGCCGGAATGGTATATCGAATCCTGCAGAAGAATTAAGTATATGTTCCCAAGGGCTCATGCGGTGGCTTACGTTATGATGTCTTACAGAATTGCGTATTTCAAAGTCTACTATCCTGCAGAGTTTTATGCCACATATTTTACTACCAAAGTAAGTGAATTTGATGCAGATACCATTTTAAAAGGGTCAGCAGCAGTTCTTGAAAAAATGGATGGAATTCTGGCAAAAGGGAAAAATGCCACCAAGAAGGAAGAAGATGAAGTTATCGTACTTGAAGTAGCCTATGAAATGTATGCCAGAGGCTATGAATTTATGGAGGCTCAACTGGGTCTGTCTCATGCTACAAAGTTTTATGTTAAAGATGGGAAGGTTCTGCTGCCATTTGTGGCTTTAGGCGGAGTAGGAGAAAATGCTGCCAGAGCTATTGTAGAAG carries:
- a CDS encoding PolC-type DNA polymerase III — encoded protein: MKNLIEGIINWSKLGDHPRESYKFSLGRAQMSQESAALILDIELNFVMPFEDTEKIKAIVLNQIQGLKEVKLIFRYKDLVQTQEEIIKLCIDHMIDEVNGEYARSTKTIFSEESVLKDGVLTVYALGAVVVKDLNDRVAQLFERILKRDFGLEVKVVFENHKDEYEKLANQKKNMEKLEEKQILEEQKKAATLVASRPAAVSHSNNESGFSGNSSGNNGNKWQKRRKEEPVVGNKILGNPINTMPVKLSSVTQDSGAVTVEGILFRKDSRTIKNEKKLVTLLITDKSTSLCIKAFTSENKWNEIDEHLKNGNFVKIRGNAEWDTYENIVVVMAQDIEKGEIKKRKDTCDRKRVELHAHSKMSAMDGLNEIKDMVRIHEEWGHKAMALTDHGVVQGFPEASHSLSKGSEMKIIYGMEGYVFDDRDCINADGTIDYKKKPTNHIIILVKTQEGLKNLYKLVSISHLDYFYKRPRIPKSVLTSHRDGLIIGSACEAGEVFRAVLENKSEEEIEYFVNYYDYLEIQPIINNQFLIDKGTVKDKEGLRDLNRQIIALGKKYNKPVVATTDAHYQEPEAALYRNILMAGQGYKDGGGQGLYLRTTQEMLEEFEYLGREMAEKVVIDNPNMIADMIDVIRPVPKEKYPPKIENAEETLKTKCYERAWSIYGNPLPPEIQERLDAELVPIIREGYAVMYIAAEMLVQKSLSDGYLVGSRGSVGSSFAATMAGITEVNPLPPHYICPNCKYLEWGDNKEYDCGVDMEDKDCPKCGTRLKKDGFSIPFQTFLGFEADKEPDIDLNFAGEYQPVAHRYVDEIFGAKNVYKAGTIGTVATKTAFGFVMKYFEERQIPVNKYEVERLAECCTGVRRTTGQHPGGIIIVPDDHEIYEFCPVQHPANDVNSDFITTHFDYHSIDQNLLKLDILGHDVPSMIRHLQDMTGLDPLTQVPLSDHKVNSIFNGIEGLDIKDPDYRFVHGSYGIPEFGTKFTRQMLDDTHPTRFADYVRISGFSHGTDVWINNAQEWIKSGQTTIKDAISTRDDIMNYLILKGLPKKSAFTIMEKVRKGKGVTDEDVALMQENDVPEWYIESCRRIKYMFPRAHAVAYVMMSYRIAYFKVYYPAEFYATYFTTKVSEFDADTILKGSAAVLEKMDGILAKGKNATKKEEDEVIVLEVAYEMYARGYEFMEAQLGLSHATKFYVKDGKVLLPFVALGGVGENAARAIVEEYEKQPFETIDEIRERAKANKTAIEALRDHGVLKGLPESDQLCLF